The Gossypium arboreum isolate Shixiya-1 chromosome 2, ASM2569848v2, whole genome shotgun sequence region GTCATTTCAATGGAAAATCAGAACAGTGGGTCCATACATGAAGGCCCATGATTGCAGGCAATTACTATACAATGCCTCTTAGCAGAACACGTTCAATGAAAATTACTGAAATAGATCTAGTAAATTACTCTTTTGCTAGTGAAATAACTTGTCAAGCTCATAAATTAACTTTTCAAGAGATTATGCTGGGAATAACCATCTACACAGTGCTCCATTTACACAGTAGCACATTAAGTAGCTATTGATTTTAGTGACCAGAAAGTTTCCACTAACATGTCCAGTAATATTTTATTATGTGAAGAGTGGATCTACTATGGATGGTGGTAACTTCCCCAGCTTGGTTACGCCTCTGATGTGGCCTGACGTTCAAGTCAATGGATACAGACAACAGTTTCAGCACCAGTGGCATTTTGATACACTTAAGCAGCCTATTTGGGGAAGAGAAGAAGTCTGCAATAATTACGTTACTCCGGAGAACTCACTTTTAAGTTATGACTCCTCAGCAAATTCAGGTAAGAATATAATTAGTAAATATGCGAACCGAGGCGTAACATTTTATCAAGTTGGATATTAGTCATAACTTTTTGATTCATATCATGGGTTTATATAAAGTTGTTCTAATCTCAAGTAAACTGAAAATAAGAATAACTTGTATTGCAACTTTGGTGCAGCAGCAACGTTGCATGCAAATCAACTGAAAATGGAGTTATGAAGTCTGAAGAAGCCCCAAGGTTTAGATTTATGGAAAGTTTGTTTTAATGGTTGCTAGTATTGTAGATATATCGGAAATTAGAAACTATCAGCAAGTAGAGGAAAGGCCTCACCATTTATCTGTAGGTTTCCATGTCTTGTATTTACCCGAGTCAAATGGAAACCTTTTTTATTTCTCATGACTGGATTCAATATATCTTGTATTATATAAATACTATTTCCAACTCTGGGTTATTCAATCtaatactttttaatttttaagacattattattaattagtttctgTTGAATTGTTAGTTTCTATTTGTTCTCACTCATTAGAGTAGTAGAATTCAGCTTTAACAAACTCAAATTTTCAGATTATTTTTCTATAGCTAAGGGCAACAGAGAAGAACATAAATGGATGGTCCAGCTCCAATTCTGATTACCATGCTTGCTAAAAATGTTATATTTCGTATCCCTATCATCTAATCACATCCTTTCACTGTCTCTGTACTACAACGTGTTCAAAAAACACACCAATATAAAGTGGGTATAAGTACCATGGAGGTTCTTCTATTAAGAGTCGATTTGCATTTTACCCCTTCTActtaaaaaataggtaaattaatctCAATACATAAGATCAatgactaatttaaaatttcctcCCATTTTTGTTATTAAAAATAGTTTTTGTACATCAGCATGAAATACACATGACACGTCATGTGTCATTGTTTGATTATCTCGTCAATCATGTCAGTTTTTAGCATTataaattgataatttttaatagaaaaactaatttattctttaatttaagatataaaattaatttacctattttttattttttgagtaaAAGGACAAATTGTAATTTGGTTTTGAATATAAGGACTAGTGAAATTTTCTACGATGTTGACTTAGTTTGCAGTGAGGAACTAACGATTTATATAATATGTAGAAACTACATGATAAAGATGGTAGTGTGTCTAACATAAAATGATAGGGTGTGGTTTTCTTATATGGTCCAGATTTCTCAACAATGCCATATTTATGGGTGCTACTAGAAGAAAGAAGTGCATATGAAAAGAAGCATTACAAGGCGATCATATCGATTGTTCCATCAAACCAGCACAAACAAAGACTTACAAACAGGGGCGAACTTAAATGTATCGCCAACAAATTGACAAGGAATATAGACTTTCCTTACACTGCAATGGTGTCCTCCCTATTATCCACTTTCCAACTTGTTttttatatcaaatcaaaggggACACCTAATGAGACAAAGCACCCAACTTTAAATAAACCTTCACTATGATGAGCTGACGACACAATGGGTAGGACCATAAACCCCATACTTCATTACACAATTCTTCACCTTCACCTTCATCCTCGACTCTTTTTAGATTTTATCAAGTTTCTCAGCCCTCACTACGGGGTTGGCTTTAGCAATAGCATCGCGGGCAGCTGTCCTATAATCGAAAGGACAGTTGTGTTTGTCAGAGTACCTATGTGCTGCACAGAAGATGTTTCCACACCTGCAGCTAAATCCTGTCAAACCAACACGCTTGTGGCATGCATTACACCTGTTGGGACCCTCTTTTGTTTTCATCCCACCGAAGGTCATATGGGATGGATCGATGGATGATTCAATTTTTGACCCAAAATTTCCACATTGCACAGCCAAAGCAGCAGCAACAGATGGTTCCTTACCATTCCCGCTAGTGCTGCCATTAACAATGCTATCGATGGATGATGCTACGAGTTGTGCCTGTTCCTGCTTCAGGATCATTGCCTTGTGACATTTGGAGCACATATTCATGGTCGCCGCACTTCCAAAGAAACCACAGTTATTAACACACAGGATGGGGCCTTCTGAAGCTTGGCGGCCCGTCTCATCATGAGGGTCCATCTTCTCTAATCTCCTGCAACAAAACCACCTTACTACTGATAAGCCAAAATAAAGGAGGAACTCAAGAAAATAAGAGCAAAAGGAAGAGAGGAAGAACAACAAAGTGATTCAACTCCAAAAGATGGATATCAATAAACAGACATGAGCACATATTAAGCATGTAAAAGATCATTTTACTAAATAAGAACTCATACCTAGGACTAACTATCTCCATCATGATTCATCAATCAACAGTACACCAGAGACcggacataactatcattactaATTGTAGCGATCTCAGGTGATGCGAAATTGCAGAAAATTAGTTTACTTACAACATAACCATTAAAGGAACAACACCGCATCAGCTGATAATAATACCAATCAAAGGGAAAATGTTGAATAACAGGTATGGGCAGAAAGTAGGATGTATGAACATCAATAATCCAAGAAGCTATGTTACGTGGGTTTGTGCCGGAAAACATAGAAATGTTCAATTTTTCCTAAGATTTTCCATATATTTGGTGGGCCCTCGGAGGGTCATATCCCTAAACCCATGTCCAAAACTGTTTCCAACACCAgttcattaaaaataaataaagtccgAGTAACACATCCAATAAGCAAACATATCAGAGAGAGAACATCATGGAGTTGCCAATACCATTGATagataaatacatacatatataaatatatatgatatgAAGCATCCTTTGTTTAAATCAGTTTAGCATCATAACAAGCTGAAGTTAGGAATATAGGCTTTTAATTAACCATAAGTTCCAAAATACATTCCCAGAACCGACATGTTTGCAACCATATCCATTATATCTAATGTTAAGCCGTGCATATGCTGCACAATTAGTATATTGGGTGTAGATTGGCTCTGAGTCTCTCACAATCATAGAACAAAAACATTTTTGCCATTGTTAAAAGGCAATAACTGCTCGATAgcaattgagaaaattagttcaattACGCAGACTTAAGCTAAGGAACTTCCCCCCATATCATCATGAATATAATTAGTCTCAAAAGGAAGCAGATAATCCAGTGTCCTCTAGCTCataattaaaaatacataaattgaTCTCGATTTACACTAAAAATTCTTAGTAAGCAACCAGCAACAGCAAACAAATTTCTAATTACTcttaaaaattcaattttttttagcaAAAACCCTAAACACCCAATTGACCCAGATCAAGTACAACCAGATGAAAACAAAACCTAAATTATCTCCTTTTTTTCAAGAATTAAACTTTAAAAGGAcggaaaaaaaaaggggaagaaaaccCTTAATCAAGAAAATTCCTTGCCTGAAATCTTAATTTGGCCGATCTTGTCTGACAAAATCGAACCCAGCGATTCCTGTCTCATGCAAAATACAtacacataaaaaaaaaatttacaattttaatacaaaataaaataaaacataatctcTTTCTtcacatctaatttcaaccaaacaaaatttatttttaaaataaaaatcaagaaaaaaggtAAGAATTTATATCATcgtttaaaaaaagaaaagaaaacagagAGCTCTTACTTTAATCGAAGAGATATATTATGTAATGAAACTGATAGCAGAAAGAGAAATTTCGGgtgattttttctttttcttttttaggaggatttttttaaaaaataattatcacttttcttttttccttttatttaaaaGCTTTCTCGTATAACCTTTTTGCTGCCACGCGACGCTTTTCACTGACACATTGCCCTTCGGAAAGGCTACGTTTACAGTTCTGCCCTTGGTTATATGTTTATCATATTACTTTTTGGTTTAGGAAGGAATGGATCATTTTGGAATTTTGAGATGAATCTGGCTTTTCTATTTTGGGACGTATCCGAGCCCTAATATCTTTCCATTTTGGGTCTTATCATAAATGTATGAATATTAGATATATCCATGAATTAGATATTTTTGTAAGTTCAAAGGTCACCcaagaaaaaaaatgttaaagtttaaaaaataaattttaattggaaAATTAAACTTGGTTAATATATGGGTCATGATCGAATTTGAATATaatttataacatataaaaatttatacTAATTCAATTTTAGACGGTGTTAAAGAATATGTTTTTGAGTTCGGAAAATCAACTTGATGAAAATGTGGAAAGAAGGATTTGAAGAGTtagtatgaaaatatattaaagaagggtaaataattaaatcaagaaaatcattaattaaagtatatggattaaattgtaaaagttcaatagttattaaattgtaatttaaaaATGCTTGAGGACCTAATTGGTAATTAACCAAGGGACCTAAATGGTTATTAAACCATAGTTACTTATGAGATAGTGGAAAATGATGATAATATCCACTTAGTTccataatcataattaaaaagAAGTATATGTCTTAATTTAGTAAATTGATCgtgattaattaagttaattaaaacaTCAATCTTAGTATAAATATCAAGTAGTGGAGAGAAAAATCTTGTACCGTCCAAATaggaagagaaagaaagaattttctcttttgttttttgtttttttttttacaaattggtccaaAATTCTTTAAGGTACTTAagtattttttttgaatttttttatgtttttatgatcaTCTAAGTTTGATTGAGCTTACCAATGCTTTAGATTTGTCAATTATTAGGACTAAGTTGAAAAGTAGAAAAAAGTGTTGGAATTGTTATAAATAAATGTGAATGTCCACATTCTAATCCCCTCATTTATGAGGTAAAACTTCTCATTCATTATGCAatgtttaataaatgagttaatgaAGCACTTAAGTAAGCTTCATTTATGGTATTGCATTGAatgttaattataaattataaatagaatCTTTACCGAGTGAAATAAAAAAAAGACAAGAAAAATTCTCTTGTATTTTCATCCacttttttaattgttttattaaattttctaTAACAGAATTCATTAGAAATTCAATTAAGCTATTTAGTAGTTTTGAGACAttagggattgaattgaataaattaaaaattgttGAAAATTTATGTTGTAGATTAGAAATATAAGGTCCTTAATGGGAGAATGTgaaattagattttgattcgatgttAAATATTAAACAATATGAGTATTTTAGATATAGCGACTAAAATGAATGAAATGCAAACTATGTTTGATTATGTGATTTTCATGTGATAGGGTGAAAACTAATATTGTTTCTATACATGAATTATCGAACATAGCTAAAGACAACGTCGAGTCGTCCCGAGAGAAAGGAAAGGCGAGAGTTGTAGACGAGTAGCTGATACATTTTGTACTTTCATGATTTGAATTCAATATATATGTCTTGTTACAACTTACTTGTCTCATGATTCGATTTTTATATGATGATATGGATGTTCTGTAACGACTCGAATTTTACGGTTATCGAAAAATATATTTTCGGGTCtctgtttctgaaaaatggattcttaaatatttattaaaactaTTTATGAAGTTAATTGAGTGgataattaagctttaattaagtgaaattagcttaattaagagtaataaggaaaaagaactaaattgaataaagtgtgaaagtttaattgtagattaaaagaaaataaaaaggaccaaaatggaattatgccatttgtcctaagtgaggcggcaaatgcataaaatttttgatttttattcataaatatgtatattaaattattattattattattattatttattattatggttttatatttgatatttattaattttattttaattaaattgttattatattataaaataaattaaagtaaagacaaatatatggtaataaaatttacatgtgtaataattatatttgtacaattgtgatatatttatttaattactttttatttaagtaaatggatttttactatattaaaatattaaattatatagaataaataaaagaaagacaagtgtACGGTGATAATagtatacaaatgtaaaataaatatttgttattaaaaaatatttattatagttattattattaatgttatatatatgtagtaaataaatgaaaatgaatcaaaagaaatgaaaaggaaacagaacatgaaacgaaacagagaaggaaaaaaaaaaaggagaaatggtggttttagagtttgaagtttaattggtaagtcaatttagtcccttttcttatgattttgatatttttagaatcctagagataaatactacttgttttaagtagaaattttgaaagacattagatttttaaatattgttcatgttgaataaattgaagaattaggggttaaattgatagaatttcaagttagaagtgaaataaggattgaattgtaaaataaatcataagttttgaatagtagggactaaattgaaataatttcaaaattatggttttatggtcAAATTAGAAAGCTGAAATTAGTCTAAagtgaaaattgaatgaaaatattgagctaaatgtgaagaataaaagttagtctccgtttagggactaaattggaatttagacaaaatttgaataaaaattgaaatattcaatgtgaaattgaataggtagtgtattgataatatttaattgttttaatttccgtagctaacatTGTGTCGGAAACCTCGGCCAAGAAAGGACAAGGCAAAGACAACGAGGGTTAGCTCGGAAAttacgatttgtatttctataatccgaacttaatatttaattgttgaaattattatttaatatgtatggTAAGTGCATAGAGATGATTTTTGAATTGGAGTGAATATTGGTTGAAATTAAaaagtgaatttaattattaattgttgtaatttgattaaatgttatgGTAAGTAATTAAGGTGAGAATTAATTGTAttgtgttttacaattgaaatggattgatttggtatgtgataaatgtattgaatttatatggatatatgtgTGATTGATATGGAATTTGAATATATGTTAATAAAAagtaaattgaattgtattgaattattaatttatgtgattaattgaaatgtatattgattgaaaattgaaaatttattaaaactctATTAACAGTAtcaggctaagtcggatatagttggcatgctataggattaGAAGCgtttagggatacttcgaccttgagtcgatgaggcactataagtgtcgtactgttactgttCCGAATTAATTTCGATGAGGTACTTAGTACCGTactattctttattctttattcattatttacttGACTTGATGAGGCACTATGTCTTGTCTTGTCTTGGTGtgatggttggatccgtgtatccgtcagtgttcgagtcatgttaataggggtaaataaaagtactgaatgattgattgttattgaataattgatcgttactgaataactgatcgttactgaataactgattcCTACTGAGCAAAtgattgttactgaataactAATTGCTACTGAATGATTGAATGTTACTAAATGAAACTGATAAATTGAGTGACAGTGAAAAATATTAACTGATATTGAGCTTGGATTATACGGGTTACTGAATGAAATGTAATAGTTGAATATTATTTACTGAAATTGAATAGTGAATAGAAGTATAAGTGAGACATATGAatggaaaatattattattttaaattatttgtgaatttattttgAAAAGTTAATTGGGTTAATAGATGATAAAGATTGAATGAGTTATAAAGAATTTATCCATGAAATGAATAATGGACATTTATGatcattatatgattttaagTGTATATCATGTtattaagtgttcagattatagaaatatcactgagttcATACTCTGCGTATGATTTGTTTCCGTGTGCAGGATAAGTTAAAGGCAGATCGTTGAATCaacatcccaggccgatcccaaACTGTAAGTGGAGAAGTATGTttattattggtaatggcatgtacctaggatgtcaaaAGTAGTCATTTTGGAAAGTTATTGTAAATGTTGTTATAAATGATAATGGTTGAGTCTATAACTTAATTAAGTTTGGTATGAAAGATGCAAATTCGGGTATAAGCATAAATAAGCTTAATTAGTGTTTTATTGCAATGATGGTTGAATAtaaattgtggtaccaatgagggtatatTGATTGGATGTTTATTTTGGTCAAATTAATATGCTTTAGATGTGTTAGATCATAATTTGAGTAAGTTAAAAGATTAGAAATTATGTTGCTTGTGGTTTAAAATTTGCAGGGTTGGTAACCTTGAGGTAtaaggctcattttgagtccacacggcttggcacatgggcatgttgttagaccgtgtgtcccctacacctcaagtgttgtaaaacagaatgcccaagtattgccacacgggcagagacacgggcgcgtgtcccagccgtgtgaggcacacggtcaaagcacacgggcatgtgccctagcCGTATGACAACTGCACTAGGTTCGAATTaaaaataaatccacacgggtgtgtaagtACTGTTCAtagataaaattttgaaattttacgaAAAAATAAATTCATGAGCTTTCGATTGGGTCCTGAATAGTTTCTAATCTCTATTTTGGGTCTCGAGGGCCCATAAATAGGACAGTAAGACAAATTTccaaaatacttaataattatttttgtattgtTTATGTTTGAACTGTAGTGACCAGTAATACTCCGTAATTCTGTACCggcgacggtatagggttagggggtgttacatgttctGAATTGAATTGAGATGAACATGGTGTAAATGAGTATTATATGAAACTatgatatgtgattatgaatatatatattgagagagagagagaggtttGGAACATTGATTACCTTATTAACTATCTTGGGCaaagttggatatagttggcatgccttAGGATTAGTGTACAGGTATACTTCAATTTATATTGATAAGGCGTGAAGTGCATACTATACTTCGGACTCTTATGAGGTGTAAAGCACATTTTACTTTGGTTCATACCGATGAGGCACGCAGCACAAATTATACTTCAAACATGCTGAACTGAACTAGTATTAACCAAACtttttattcctttaactattaatcgaaccaaatttttttcaaaaataattaactgaaatttatgtgttctattttttttgttaaatcaagtataaaacatataaaaaaaataaactgaTAATGTTTATTTGACCAAATTAATCTAATTAGTAATAAtctaatacatataatatataatattatttattaagcacgattaattcgattaattacCCGATTTCAAACCGAATTAATCGTTAACCGAAATTCCAAAAAACCTTTAACCGACTTCTGACCGAATTAGATCAGTTAACTGACCGATTAACCAAATTAGATTTATTTGGTCTGCTAATTCGATTTTAACCGAAGTTTGAACACCCTTAGGTGCCAAATATATTGGTGTGATGGGTAGATGATCCATGTATCCGTCTTGAGTCTGTCACCAGTTAATAGAGATTATGACACATACCACGTTATATGATATTTAACATGAAATATCAATATCAATATTGAATGTTGTATCTTGTATGTTACTTTTAAAGTAATAAAAGATAGCATCAGAAAGATCATGCGAACCAATTAAAAAGAGCCCTGAGGGCAATAAGGATACGAAATGAATCTATGgattcaagatagaaataataaatGAATGGA contains the following coding sequences:
- the LOC108467301 gene encoding zinc finger A20 and AN1 domain-containing stress-associated protein 8; the protein is MDPHDETGRQASEGPILCVNNCGFFGSAATMNMCSKCHKAMILKQEQAQLVASSIDSIVNGSTSGNGKEPSVAAALAVQCGNFGSKIESSIDPSHMTFGGMKTKEGPNRCNACHKRVGLTGFSCRCGNIFCAAHRYSDKHNCPFDYRTAARDAIAKANPVVRAEKLDKI